A region of the Candidatus Rokuibacteriota bacterium genome:
CCGAATCGTGCGCTACGTGGTTACGTTCGAGCCTCGCGAGGCGCTGAGGCTCCGTTCCGCCGCCCACGGCAGGGCCATGACGGCCCAGGCGACCATCACCACCTCGGAGTCGCCGAAGTTGTACTCGGACAGCCCCGCCACGAGGAAGCCCGTCACCGCCGCCACGCTGCCCGCCACGAGCGCCCTCTCGCGCATGCGGCTCGCATCGAGCATGCGCAAGGAACCGATGGCACGCCAGTAAAAGGCGATCCAGATCGCGAGCCACGCCGCGAGCCCCAGCACCCCGCGCTCGACCAGGATCTGCAGCGGCGTGTTGTGCACGTGGCCCGTGCGCTGCTTGAAGGCCTCCGGAAGGGCGTAGCGCGAATACTCGCGCTTGACGCCGCCGGGGCCCCAGCCGAGCAGCGGGCGCTCGCGCCACATGGCCGTGCCGCTTCGCCACATGTAGACGCGCTCCTTGATCCCCGCCTCGTCGGGATCGAACATGCTGCGGAAGCGGTGGCTCAGATCGCGCGGCCCGACGAGGAAGATCACCGGCAGGAGGACAAGGCCCGCCAGCAGGGCGAGGCGGCCACGCCGGCTCATGGGTAGTAGCGCAGCCGCGCCGGCGCCGAGCCCGATCCACGCCCCGCGCGTGTACGTCATGGCGAGACCGACCGCGGTCAGGAGCCACACGGGCGCGCTCCACGCGCGGAAGCCGCCTGGAAGCACACGCGGCAGCGTGGCGAGCAGCGCGATGTTGAGGACTCCGGCCAGCGTCATGTAGATGCTGAAAAACGCCCGGGCGCGATCGCAGCGGTGGAAGAACCACCGGGCGAGCCCGGCCGCGGGCTCCTGGGGCGGGCACGCCCCGAACTGGACGAGGCCCGCCAGGGCGGCGCCGGCCGCGGCCAAGGCGAGCCACGAGAGGAAGCGGTCGCCCTCCGCCGCGTCCTCGAGGGCGTCGGCAGTGACGTAGAGGGCGGCCATCAGCAAGAGCGTCTTGGAGGCGGCGAGGCTCGCCGCCACGTGGCCTGAGGCGAGGGCTGAGAGGAGGGTGGCTCCTGTGAAGGCCAGCACCGGCCGCCAGAGCGGCCACCGCTGGCCACGGCGAACCCGCGGATCGCGGAGGCGCCAGAGCCACAGGAGCGTCAGGCCGATGAGCGCGCCTTCCGCCAGCGTGATCGAGACGCCGAGGCCCACGACGAACGCCGCGAGGAGTCCGCGACGGAGGGCGATCACCTCAGTAGGCGTTCCGGTCGAAGAGCACGCGGACGAGCGTCAGGCCGATGATCTTGAGGTCGAGCCAGAACGACCAGCGCTCGATGTACTCGATGTCGTACTCGATACGCTTCTCGAGCGAGGTATTGCCGCGCAGCCCGTGGACCTGCGCCCAGCCGGTGACGCCGGACTTGACCTTGTGCCGCAGCATGTAGCCCGGCACCGTCCGCCTGAATCGCTCCACGAACACCGGCCGCTCGGGCCGCGGCCCGACGACGCTCATCTCGCCGCGGAGGACGTTGATGAACTGCGGCAGCTCGTCCAGGCTGAAGCGCCGGAGGAAGGCGCCGATCGGCGTGCGCCGGTCGTCGCCCGCCGCGGCCCACACCGGCCCCGTCTCGCGCTCGGCGTCCACGCGCATGGTGCGGAGCTTCATCATGCGGAAGCGCTGGCCGTCGAGCCCCATCCGCTCCTGCCCGTAGAGCACGGGGCCGTGCGACGTCAGCTTGACGGCGGCGGCGAGCGCTACCAAGACGGGCGACAGGAGCGCCAGCACGGCCAGCGAAAAGGCGACGTCGAAGACGCGTTTCGCGAGCCGGCTCCAGCCGTAGAGGGGCGACTCCCGGAGGTGGACGAAGGGCAGACCCTCGAATTCCTCGACGCCGCCGCGGAGCGACGTGAAGCGGCCGAGGTCGGGTACCACGTGGATGGTCACCGGCTCGTCGCCGATGGCCTCGAGGAGCCCGCCCAAGCGGCCGTACTCCTCGTGGGCGAGCGCCAGGATGACGTGGTCGACCTCGTGGGCGTCGAGCACCGCGCGAAGGTCCGCGAAGCCGCCGAGCGACTGGACCCCCGCCGCCGCCCGCTTGTCGTCTCCCACCAGGCCGAGGATCTGGATGCCCGTGTCCGGCCGCGCCCTGAGCCTCCGAACGACGCCGGCCGCCAGCTCGCCTCCGCCCACGACGAGGGCGAAGCGCAGGTTGTACCCCCGCCGGCGGGCGACGCGCAGGGCCTCGCGGAAGGCGTAGCGCGCGAAGGACACCGACGCGATCGAGAAGATCCAGAAGTACACGATGACCACGCGCGAGTAGTCGTACTCGCGGAAGAAGAACGTCATTACGCTCACGAGGACGAGGGCGCCCACGGTCGAGGCCTTCGCGATCCCGGCCACCTCCGAGAGGCGCGAGCCGATGCGCCTTGGGTGATAGAGGTCGAAGGCGCGGAAGGCGATGCCCCAGACCACCAGGATGGGCAGGAGCATGAGCAGATACGGCTCGATCGGCGGGATGCCGTGGCGGGACGGCGGGCCAATGACGTAGAAGCGCGCGACGTACGCGAGCAGCCAGGAGCCGGCGACCAGCAGGAGGTCGCCCACGAGCATCACCTGCTCGAGGAGCCGGGAGTACGCCCTCAGCACCGCGCGTGCTCCTGCCAGCGGGACGCCAGGTAGCTCTCCATCCGCTCCATGAAGAGCGGCCGGTCGAAGGCCTCGGCCCGGCGGCGCAGGGCCTTGGGCTCGAAGCGGACCGATCCGGATTCGAAGTGCCGGATGGCGTCTGCGAGGCTCTCGGCGCTCTGGCGATCGAAGAAGAGACCCGTCGCGGGCTCGCTGCCGCCCGGCGGTACCACCGTTTCGAGCGCGCCCCCCTGCCCCAGCGCGATCACCGGACGCCCCGCGGCCATGGCCTCGAGCGGCGTGATGCCGAAGTCCTCGAGCGTCGGGAAGATCAGCGCGCGACAGCGCGCGTACAGTTCCGCCGTCTCGGCGTCGTCACGCCACCCGAGGAACTCGACCGTGGGGCCCGCCATGGCGCGAAGCCTCGCCTCCTCCGGCCCGGTGCCGACGACGACGAGGCGCCGCCCGAGGCGGTTGGCGGCCTCGACCGCGAGATCCACGCGCTTGTAGGGCGTCAGCGCGGAAACCACGAGATAGAAGTCGCCGGGCGAGTCGTCCAGGCGGAAGCGCGCCACGTCCACCGGCGGGTAGATCACGTCGGCGTGGCGGCCGTAGGCGCGCCGGATGCGGTCGGCCACGAAGCGCGAGATGGCGACGAAATGGTGCACCCCCGCCGCCGTGCGCCGGTCCCAGCGGCGCAGCGCCGCCGCAATCGGCGGCATGAGGAGCCGGGTCGCGAGCCCCGACCGCGAGCCGAAGTACTCGTCGTACAAGTCCCAGACGTAGCGCATGGGCGTGAAGCAGTAGCAGACGTGGAGCGC
Encoded here:
- a CDS encoding O-antigen ligase family protein, with amino-acid sequence MIALRRGLLAAFVVGLGVSITLAEGALIGLTLLWLWRLRDPRVRRGQRWPLWRPVLAFTGATLLSALASGHVAASLAASKTLLLMAALYVTADALEDAAEGDRFLSWLALAAAGAALAGLVQFGACPPQEPAAGLARWFFHRCDRARAFFSIYMTLAGVLNIALLATLPRVLPGGFRAWSAPVWLLTAVGLAMTYTRGAWIGLGAGAAALLPMSRRGRLALLAGLVLLPVIFLVGPRDLSHRFRSMFDPDEAGIKERVYMWRSGTAMWRERPLLGWGPGGVKREYSRYALPEAFKQRTGHVHNTPLQILVERGVLGLAAWLAIWIAFYWRAIGSLRMLDASRMRERALVAGSVAAVTGFLVAGLSEYNFGDSEVVMVAWAVMALPWAAERSLSASRGSNVTT
- a CDS encoding undecaprenyl-phosphate glucose phosphotransferase, with translation MLRAYSRLLEQVMLVGDLLLVAGSWLLAYVARFYVIGPPSRHGIPPIEPYLLMLLPILVVWGIAFRAFDLYHPRRIGSRLSEVAGIAKASTVGALVLVSVMTFFFREYDYSRVVIVYFWIFSIASVSFARYAFREALRVARRRGYNLRFALVVGGGELAAGVVRRLRARPDTGIQILGLVGDDKRAAAGVQSLGGFADLRAVLDAHEVDHVILALAHEEYGRLGGLLEAIGDEPVTIHVVPDLGRFTSLRGGVEEFEGLPFVHLRESPLYGWSRLAKRVFDVAFSLAVLALLSPVLVALAAAVKLTSHGPVLYGQERMGLDGQRFRMMKLRTMRVDAERETGPVWAAAGDDRRTPIGAFLRRFSLDELPQFINVLRGEMSVVGPRPERPVFVERFRRTVPGYMLRHKVKSGVTGWAQVHGLRGNTSLEKRIEYDIEYIERWSFWLDLKIIGLTLVRVLFDRNAY
- a CDS encoding glycosyltransferase, which gives rise to MATGRTPGHRPSGSGPRVALVHDWLTGMRGGERCLEVFCELFPEADLFTLLHVPGSVSPAIEGRRIVTSFIQRMPDARRRYRHYLPLFPAAIRGLDLSGHDLVLSSSHAVAKGARVPPGALHVCYCFTPMRYVWDLYDEYFGSRSGLATRLLMPPIAAALRRWDRRTAAGVHHFVAISRFVADRIRRAYGRHADVIYPPVDVARFRLDDSPGDFYLVVSALTPYKRVDLAVEAANRLGRRLVVVGTGPEEARLRAMAGPTVEFLGWRDDAETAELYARCRALIFPTLEDFGITPLEAMAAGRPVIALGQGGALETVVPPGGSEPATGLFFDRQSAESLADAIRHFESGSVRFEPKALRRRAEAFDRPLFMERMESYLASRWQEHARC